The proteins below are encoded in one region of Candidatus Moraniibacteriota bacterium:
- a CDS encoding ABC transporter ATP-binding protein yields the protein MNDPIISANKLRVIYNQGASNEMRALEETDVAIYPEEYVIIYGPSGCGKSTLLYSLSGLQSATYGTVSFHGKVIAQMSRKEDLALHQTGIGMIFQAFYLIGSLDILDNVCLPKVFRGTDPEERRKEGFQLLRRFGIAEQADKFPGQLSGGQKQRVAIARSLINNPEIIFADEPVGNLDSASSENVLQILKELNEIDKKTIVLVTHNPEHLVYADRVIFMKDGRIVKEEIHKEKRPIKIEKKEEEEQALESMELKILMASFKNLLPQQIDILLVPFKAKQLITHLLSQLSEEQVSTAEAFLKELLFKNIDISRFSEQLDLPLEAGGAGWNKMRARSFSEDVITILNQVEKLKKDPEEGSASFLEYLIDRFHLSLAPTQKTQFQKLINLRIASKVGQTGLQKNLDEKITAGGIGLNKITAEKVVREIEIIMLLKYS from the coding sequence GCGCTTGAAGAGACGGATGTCGCCATCTATCCTGAAGAATACGTTATTATCTACGGTCCATCTGGGTGTGGAAAGTCGACACTTTTGTATTCCCTTTCTGGATTGCAAAGCGCTACCTATGGGACCGTCTCTTTTCATGGTAAAGTCATTGCTCAAATGAGCCGAAAAGAAGACCTCGCATTGCACCAAACAGGTATCGGAATGATTTTTCAAGCTTTCTATCTCATCGGATCACTCGATATTCTTGATAATGTGTGTCTTCCCAAGGTGTTCCGCGGTACCGATCCCGAAGAAAGAAGGAAGGAAGGGTTTCAGCTTCTGCGTCGTTTTGGTATTGCCGAACAGGCAGACAAATTTCCAGGGCAACTCTCTGGTGGACAAAAACAACGCGTTGCTATTGCACGATCACTCATCAATAACCCTGAAATTATTTTTGCCGATGAACCGGTTGGAAACCTCGATAGTGCCAGTTCCGAGAACGTGCTCCAAATCCTCAAGGAACTCAATGAGATCGACAAAAAAACTATCGTGCTCGTCACACATAATCCAGAACACCTCGTCTATGCGGATCGTGTTATTTTCATGAAAGATGGTCGTATTGTCAAAGAAGAAATACACAAAGAAAAACGACCGATCAAGATTGAGAAAAAGGAGGAAGAAGAACAGGCCTTGGAATCTATGGAACTCAAGATTTTGATGGCGTCCTTCAAAAACCTCCTTCCACAACAAATTGATATCCTTTTGGTTCCTTTCAAAGCAAAACAACTTATCACTCATCTCCTTTCCCAATTAAGCGAAGAACAGGTTTCAACTGCCGAAGCCTTCCTCAAAGAACTCCTCTTCAAAAATATCGATATTTCACGATTTTCAGAACAACTCGATCTCCCTCTCGAAGCAGGTGGGGCTGGTTGGAACAAAATGCGGGCTCGATCATTCTCTGAAGACGTCATTACTATTCTCAATCAGGTAGAAAAATTGAAGAAAGATCCAGAAGAAGGATCTGCTTCTTTCCTGGAATATCTCATTGATCGTTTTCATCTCTCTCTCGCGCCAACCCAAAAAACACAATTTCAGAAACTTATCAATCTTCGTATTGCGAGCAAGGTTGGACAAACAGGACTTCAAAAAAATCTTGATGAAAAAATTACTGCCGGAGGTATCGGTCTCAACAAAATCACGGCCGAAAAAGTTGTTCGCGAAATAGAAATTATTATGCTTCTCAAATATTCTTAA
- a CDS encoding ABC transporter permease: protein MRFFDLLKLSLRMFKARTMRTLLTILGMSVGISAIIFLVSFGYGLQLTLLEKITTSDALVTLDVTLGDTKDDRSLDETAISELRTIPTISDIIPVLELPGQGKFEDFTLDVDTISSSASLFKNEGLKLEEGKFFTETESENVVITSAVVRIFDITPKEMIGKTVSLTLFQSNTSGQTDAQASYEPDVLYTVVGVIAGEENIIYLPLNSLSDFAIEGYTKLKVKCASTNVLNQTRSEVESKGFAASSISETIDQANKVFSIVQIILMVFGMIALIVSAIGMFNTMTIALLERTEEIGIMKAIGASRGSISMMFIMESTLMGFLGALGGVILGYVGGKILNVLINLIANRFGGESVSLFYNPAWFILTVIGFGAFIGFLTGLFPARKASSIDTLEALRYK, encoded by the coding sequence ATGCGTTTTTTCGATCTCCTCAAATTGTCTCTTCGTATGTTCAAGGCTCGCACGATGCGAACACTGTTGACGATTCTCGGTATGAGTGTCGGTATTTCAGCTATTATTTTTCTTGTATCTTTCGGGTATGGATTACAGCTGACACTTCTCGAAAAAATTACAACATCTGATGCTCTCGTCACGCTCGACGTGACACTTGGTGATACGAAAGATGATCGTAGTCTCGATGAAACAGCTATTAGTGAGCTTCGAACAATCCCTACAATAAGCGATATCATCCCTGTTCTCGAACTTCCTGGACAAGGGAAATTCGAGGACTTCACGCTCGACGTAGACACAATAAGTTCTTCTGCATCACTTTTCAAAAATGAGGGATTAAAGCTCGAGGAAGGAAAATTTTTTACAGAAACTGAATCAGAGAATGTAGTGATCACATCGGCAGTCGTGCGTATTTTCGATATCACTCCAAAAGAAATGATTGGCAAAACAGTTTCACTTACTTTGTTTCAGAGTAATACATCTGGTCAGACTGACGCACAGGCATCGTATGAACCCGATGTACTTTATACCGTCGTTGGTGTTATTGCTGGCGAAGAAAACATTATTTATCTCCCACTCAATTCGCTATCAGACTTTGCTATCGAAGGGTATACAAAATTGAAAGTGAAATGTGCTTCAACAAATGTCTTGAATCAAACTCGTAGCGAGGTAGAATCCAAAGGTTTTGCTGCTTCTTCTATTTCTGAAACCATCGACCAGGCCAACAAAGTATTCAGCATCGTACAAATTATCCTTATGGTTTTCGGAATGATTGCCCTCATCGTTTCCGCTATCGGTATGTTCAACACGATGACTATTGCCCTCCTCGAACGTACCGAGGAAATCGGAATTATGAAAGCTATCGGTGCTTCACGAGGAAGTATTTCTATGATGTTTATTATGGAATCTACTCTCATGGGATTTCTTGGTGCCCTCGGAGGAGTCATTCTCGGATACGTCGGGGGCAAAATACTCAATGTGCTCATCAATCTCATTGCCAATCGTTTTGGAGGTGAGTCTGTCAGCCTCTTCTACAATCCTGCCTGGTTCATCCTCACTGTTATAGGTTTCGGTGCATTCATTGGTTTTCTCACGGGTCTCTTCCCAGCTCGCAAGGCTTCTTCTATCGATACTTTGGAAGCATTACGTTACAAATAA
- a CDS encoding heavy metal translocating P-type ATPase, whose product MYRSIAFLLGKKEFRLPFFIFCCILIALFTKRDFIYGIAILIGLSELLMESYRRVRRGRWNLDYLAFLALGTAFVLSQFLAGAVVSLMVVMSTALENYGSRKAEKTLRGLFENIPKVALRVVSGGTEEVSLQDVHKGDILSIRPNEMLAFDGRLLSEKALLNEANITGEMEPVVYVEMAVLKSGTVNVGTSINLQVLSDFEHSSYRKILSLVEEGKVHPAPIARLAEQYNIYFTFFALALAFGALAFSGDWERFLAVLVIATPCPLLIAAPISFIGGLNKAARKNIIIKSPLVLELLAKTKMFFFDKTGTLTLGIPQLKKIVLFDKSISQEKALALASALEQHSFHPIAKAIIREYHLSEGEHIVAEQVEEKIGEGIFGNIGGQQYSMVQSVQHSENSGIVVDLMKEDILLARFFFDDELKAEVSQTFEYLRKHNYTLGILTGDKKENAERLFGQFQLPIYARCRPENKTALIQRYQKEGHLVGMVGDGMNDAPALALADVGIVFSGSENSASIEAADVAIFGHNAFLIRDAIHIGRRSYHVALQSILIGIGLSSLGMIGASLGMITPLSGALIQEAIDVLVIINALRSTYE is encoded by the coding sequence ATGTATCGAAGTATCGCATTTCTCTTAGGGAAGAAAGAATTTCGATTACCTTTTTTTATCTTTTGCTGTATTCTCATTGCTCTTTTTACGAAACGAGATTTCATATATGGAATAGCTATTCTCATTGGATTGTCCGAACTTCTCATGGAATCATATAGACGTGTGAGGAGGGGGCGATGGAATCTCGATTATCTCGCATTTCTCGCACTCGGTACTGCCTTTGTCTTGAGTCAATTTTTGGCAGGAGCGGTCGTTTCTCTGATGGTGGTGATGAGCACTGCTCTTGAGAATTATGGCTCTCGTAAAGCAGAAAAAACGCTCCGTGGACTTTTTGAAAACATTCCAAAGGTCGCACTCCGTGTCGTTTCTGGAGGTACAGAAGAAGTTTCTTTGCAGGATGTACACAAAGGAGATATTCTCTCTATTCGTCCCAACGAGATGCTGGCTTTTGATGGACGTCTGCTCTCAGAGAAAGCATTACTCAATGAAGCAAATATCACTGGAGAAATGGAACCAGTTGTGTATGTCGAGATGGCTGTTCTCAAAAGTGGTACGGTCAATGTCGGTACGTCGATCAATCTCCAGGTGCTCTCAGATTTTGAACATTCGAGTTATAGAAAAATACTGTCTCTCGTAGAAGAAGGGAAGGTGCATCCAGCACCGATAGCTCGTCTTGCAGAACAATACAATATTTATTTTACTTTTTTTGCTCTTGCTCTCGCCTTTGGAGCTCTTGCCTTTTCAGGTGATTGGGAACGGTTTCTTGCTGTGCTTGTCATTGCAACACCGTGTCCACTCCTCATTGCGGCACCGATCAGTTTCATCGGTGGGCTCAATAAAGCAGCAAGAAAAAATATTATTATCAAGAGTCCACTCGTGCTTGAGTTGCTTGCCAAAACAAAGATGTTTTTCTTTGATAAAACAGGGACGTTGACACTTGGTATTCCTCAACTGAAAAAAATTGTACTTTTTGATAAATCAATTTCTCAAGAAAAAGCTCTCGCACTTGCTTCTGCTCTCGAACAACACTCCTTTCATCCTATTGCCAAAGCTATTATTCGAGAGTATCACCTGTCAGAAGGAGAACATATTGTAGCGGAACAGGTAGAGGAGAAAATTGGAGAAGGAATATTTGGAAATATTGGTGGACAGCAATACAGTATGGTGCAGTCTGTTCAGCATTCGGAAAATAGCGGTATTGTCGTTGATTTGATGAAAGAAGACATTCTTCTGGCACGATTCTTTTTTGATGATGAGCTCAAAGCAGAGGTGTCTCAGACATTTGAATATTTGAGAAAACATAATTATACGCTCGGTATATTGACGGGGGACAAGAAAGAGAATGCTGAGCGTCTTTTTGGCCAATTCCAATTGCCGATATACGCACGGTGTCGTCCAGAGAATAAAACAGCCTTGATACAGCGGTATCAGAAAGAAGGACACCTTGTCGGTATGGTAGGAGATGGAATGAACGATGCCCCGGCTCTCGCTCTTGCAGATGTCGGTATCGTATTCTCTGGATCAGAAAATAGTGCCTCAATAGAAGCTGCTGACGTCGCTATTTTTGGACACAATGCTTTTCTTATTCGTGATGCCATACATATTGGTCGGCGATCATACCATGTGGCTTTGCAGAGTATTCTTATCGGTATCGGCTTGTCATCACTTGGTATGATAGGAGCTTCTCTCGGCATGATCACGCCACTTTCCGGAGCTCTCATTCAGGAAGCGATAGACGTGCTCGTTATTATCAACGCGCTTCGATCCACATACGAATAA
- a CDS encoding serine protease gives MPVPASLLFHSFLLSGFLLFTFFSLPQSMEAKELLPEEALVDLVKPSIVRIVSHTTGSAQIPFIKVDIVKNTVAIIPDKYSKVTIDEYLVGSGFIIHPDGYIATNAHVVSEETLKQILASERAMSVLYENALFLSDADMETFLNSESENNFSQKVLQFVIDNSQFDLTVERVVLRPDSSEKSLTALFSQGFPASIVSVNDNFVNDEQDVALIKINESRLPALSLGESASLAVGKKAFILGFPATAELNQNSALEATFTQGVVSALKQSGDKSFRLFQTDAKVSEGSSGGPLFDEEGLVTGIVTLQTDALDREQGDNFAFALPIEMMKNLVVQTGITPVQGAYSKYFREGFRAFSLRQCDKAMTSLNQSLEGSNPLFVQKKSFERYANQCREWKKGGTSVDTGLDVFQEKIRALGDSVLYLIGIGLLLFGIFGSILFWVLRQVVREEKEIASLETRLHTDESLIKKYEQSLAQDPRKKI, from the coding sequence ATGCCCGTACCAGCTTCCTTATTGTTTCATTCCTTTTTGTTGTCTGGTTTCTTGTTGTTTACCTTTTTCTCTCTTCCTCAATCAATGGAAGCCAAAGAATTACTTCCTGAAGAGGCATTGGTTGACTTGGTCAAGCCGTCAATCGTACGTATCGTGAGTCATACAACTGGAAGTGCTCAGATACCTTTTATCAAAGTAGATATTGTAAAAAACACCGTTGCAATCATACCGGATAAATACAGTAAAGTAACAATTGACGAATACCTTGTAGGGAGCGGATTTATCATTCATCCAGATGGATATATCGCGACCAATGCACATGTCGTTTCAGAAGAAACCCTCAAGCAGATACTGGCATCAGAAAGAGCAATGTCTGTTTTGTATGAAAATGCTCTTTTCTTGAGCGATGCTGATATGGAGACATTTCTCAATTCTGAATCAGAAAATAACTTCAGTCAAAAAGTGCTTCAGTTCGTGATAGATAACAGTCAGTTTGACCTCACGGTGGAGCGTGTCGTATTGCGACCAGATTCATCAGAAAAATCTTTGACCGCTCTTTTTTCACAAGGTTTTCCTGCGAGTATCGTTTCAGTGAATGATAATTTTGTGAATGATGAACAAGACGTAGCACTCATTAAAATCAATGAGTCTCGCCTCCCAGCATTGAGTCTCGGAGAAAGTGCCTCTCTCGCCGTTGGAAAAAAAGCCTTTATCTTGGGTTTTCCAGCGACAGCAGAACTCAATCAAAATAGTGCTCTGGAAGCGACATTTACTCAAGGTGTTGTGAGCGCGCTCAAACAGTCAGGAGATAAAAGTTTCCGATTATTCCAAACAGATGCCAAGGTGTCTGAAGGATCGAGCGGAGGCCCGTTGTTTGATGAAGAAGGACTGGTAACGGGCATAGTGACACTTCAGACGGATGCACTCGATCGGGAACAGGGAGACAATTTCGCTTTTGCATTACCGATCGAAATGATGAAAAATCTGGTGGTACAGACAGGTATTACCCCTGTCCAAGGAGCGTATAGCAAGTATTTTCGAGAGGGTTTTCGTGCTTTTTCTTTGAGACAATGCGATAAAGCAATGACATCTTTGAATCAATCTCTTGAGGGAAGCAATCCTCTCTTTGTGCAGAAAAAAAGTTTTGAGAGATATGCAAATCAGTGTCGTGAATGGAAAAAAGGAGGAACATCAGTCGATACTGGATTGGATGTTTTTCAAGAAAAGATCCGTGCTTTAGGTGATTCAGTACTCTATTTGATCGGTATCGGACTTCTCCTTTTCGGTATTTTTGGATCGATTCTTTTTTGGGTATTACGTCAGGTCGTGCGAGAAGAGAAAGAAATTGCTTCGCTTGAAACACGTTTGCATACTGATGAATCTCTCATAAAAAAGTATGAACAGTCCTTGGCACAAGATCCAAGAAAAAAAATATAA
- a CDS encoding peptidylprolyl isomerase has translation MKLLFFFVFIFLGAFSLSGCTTEEIRREKSGESGLVFDTEKTTKESVPPQEAPAQKKPKETPPVQSPTNTLTQKKMYTTQPSMTIDVTKKYTATLKTSVGMIEVELDAEATPITVNNFVFLAREKFYDGTIFHRTIKDFMIQGGDPTGTGMGGPGYKFADESFSGEYTRGTIAMANSGSNTNGSQFFIMHKDTPLPKNYVIFGKVTTGLETVDIIAGAPTRKEGEGSSPVTPVVIETMTVVEK, from the coding sequence ATGAAACTCCTCTTTTTTTTCGTATTTATTTTTTTAGGAGCTTTTTCTCTTTCGGGTTGCACGACGGAGGAAATACGGAGAGAAAAATCAGGTGAAAGTGGACTCGTATTTGATACTGAAAAGACAACAAAAGAATCAGTCCCTCCACAAGAGGCTCCAGCTCAGAAGAAGCCCAAAGAAACCCCACCCGTTCAATCACCAACTAATACGTTAACACAGAAAAAAATGTATACGACACAACCATCGATGACTATTGATGTCACAAAGAAATATACCGCTACTCTGAAAACAAGTGTCGGTATGATCGAAGTCGAACTTGATGCGGAGGCTACACCGATAACCGTCAATAATTTTGTATTTTTGGCACGAGAAAAATTCTATGATGGGACGATTTTTCATCGCACAATCAAAGATTTTATGATTCAGGGAGGTGATCCGACAGGGACGGGTATGGGTGGTCCTGGGTACAAGTTTGCCGATGAATCATTCTCGGGTGAGTACACTCGAGGCACGATAGCTATGGCCAATTCTGGATCCAATACCAATGGCAGTCAATTCTTCATCATGCACAAAGATACCCCACTTCCGAAGAATTATGTCATTTTTGGGAAGGTGACCACCGGTCTCGAGACTGTCGACATTATCGCAGGCGCTCCGACACGCAAAGAAGGTGAGGGTTCATCACCTGTGACACCTGTTGTTATCGAAACGATGACAGTGGTGGAAAAATAA
- a CDS encoding ATP-binding protein, whose amino-acid sequence MPQGITLIDPKQSSPDDKSKKSFLSFLDHSKPKEETLYQQGLTTIRDFISPPAIRLNPNTMQIGEVLSRTYFVVAYPRFLSTNWFSPIINIDFAMDTALFIHPIDTAEILKNLRKSSTQVQSQMHIESEEGKISDPVLETALQDIESLRTNLQQGTEKFFRFGLYMTVYGANEKELSDKCQSIEAILESQLVYIKPAVMRMDQGFAATRPLAMDTLDVASNLNTEPLSTTFPFVSSDFSSNEGILYGINRHNNSLILFDRFKMENANMVVFAKSGAGKSYTVKLEILRSMMFGSSVIIIDPENEYKHLCEAVSGAFLKVSLSSDVHLNPFDLPTKIGDEEGADIFRNTVANLIGLIHLMLGSVTPEEDSIIDRAIRETYAVRDINESSDFSVLTASSFPTMSDLYAVLENMEGAESLAARLERYTEGIFGGFLNKQTNISVDNQLVVFNIRDLENELRPIAMYIILQFIWNEIRAHMKKRVIVVDEAWVMMQNDDAAAFLFGIAKRCRKYYTGLTTITQDIGDFASSHYGKPIITNSSMQLLLRQSPSSIDLVAETFYLTDHEKFLLLESNVGEGIFFAGSKHAAIKIVASYSEDQIITSDPRQLLEIEQAKAEFDAGR is encoded by the coding sequence ATGCCTCAAGGAATTACACTTATTGATCCGAAACAATCATCTCCAGACGACAAATCCAAGAAGTCTTTTTTGTCGTTTCTCGATCATTCAAAGCCAAAAGAAGAAACGTTGTATCAACAAGGATTGACTACGATTCGTGATTTTATTTCCCCTCCAGCTATTCGTCTCAACCCCAATACGATGCAGATCGGAGAAGTGCTGTCACGAACCTATTTTGTGGTGGCATATCCACGATTTCTCTCTACCAATTGGTTTTCTCCGATTATCAACATTGATTTTGCAATGGATACGGCACTTTTCATTCATCCAATTGACACGGCAGAAATATTGAAAAACCTCCGAAAATCATCGACCCAAGTGCAATCACAGATGCATATCGAATCCGAAGAAGGGAAAATCAGTGATCCTGTACTCGAGACTGCTCTTCAGGATATCGAAAGTTTACGAACGAACCTGCAACAAGGGACAGAAAAATTCTTTCGTTTTGGACTGTATATGACGGTATATGGTGCCAATGAGAAAGAGCTCAGTGATAAATGTCAGTCCATAGAAGCTATTCTCGAATCCCAATTGGTCTATATCAAACCTGCGGTGATGCGGATGGATCAGGGGTTTGCTGCGACGAGACCACTTGCTATGGATACGCTCGATGTGGCGAGTAATTTGAATACAGAACCACTTTCTACAACGTTTCCTTTTGTTTCTTCTGATTTTTCTTCCAATGAAGGTATTCTCTATGGTATCAACAGACACAATAATAGTCTGATACTTTTCGATCGTTTCAAAATGGAAAATGCGAATATGGTCGTGTTTGCCAAGTCAGGTGCAGGTAAGAGTTATACCGTAAAACTCGAAATACTTCGATCGATGATGTTTGGGTCGAGCGTCATTATCATCGATCCTGAGAACGAATACAAACATCTCTGTGAGGCAGTGAGTGGAGCTTTTCTCAAGGTGTCACTTTCCTCAGATGTGCATCTGAACCCTTTTGATCTTCCGACAAAGATCGGCGATGAAGAAGGGGCGGATATTTTTCGAAATACTGTCGCCAATCTTATTGGACTCATTCACCTGATGCTCGGCTCCGTGACCCCTGAAGAAGATTCTATTATTGATCGAGCCATCAGAGAAACCTACGCGGTGCGTGATATCAACGAATCAAGTGATTTCTCAGTTTTGACAGCTTCTTCATTCCCGACAATGTCTGATCTCTATGCCGTGCTCGAAAATATGGAAGGAGCAGAATCTCTCGCAGCGCGCCTCGAACGTTATACGGAGGGTATTTTCGGAGGATTTCTCAACAAGCAAACCAATATATCAGTAGACAATCAGCTTGTGGTATTCAATATTCGTGATCTCGAGAATGAGCTTCGACCAATCGCGATGTATATCATCTTGCAATTCATCTGGAATGAAATCCGTGCACATATGAAAAAACGTGTTATCGTCGTCGATGAGGCGTGGGTGATGATGCAAAACGATGATGCTGCTGCGTTTCTCTTTGGTATCGCCAAGCGTTGTCGCAAATACTATACCGGACTTACGACTATTACTCAGGATATCGGCGATTTTGCCTCATCACATTATGGAAAACCAATTATTACGAACTCCTCGATGCAACTCCTTCTTCGCCAATCCCCATCATCGATTGATCTTGTTGCAGAGACATTTTATCTGACTGATCACGAGAAATTTTTGTTGCTTGAGAGTAATGTCGGAGAAGGTATTTTCTTTGCTGGTTCCAAGCATGCCGCTATCAAGATAGTCGCATCATACAGTGAAGATCAGATCATCACCTCTGATCCTCGTCAGTTGCTCGAAATAGAACAAGCGAAGGCGGAATTTGATGCAGGACGATAG
- a CDS encoding PrgI family protein: MMSSVPQFIGIEDKIVGPLTWKQLGWMIGMGAVLLTLFSYVDTTLFIVAGIPIALLFLVFAFYRPNGFSFTTFIFYAFLFLFRPKIAVWKKTPPKLSDREPVKQKVEIPVIAEKRMDREKLIALARILDGQEGK; the protein is encoded by the coding sequence ATGATGTCGAGCGTCCCACAATTTATCGGTATCGAAGACAAGATCGTCGGTCCACTCACATGGAAACAGCTTGGCTGGATGATCGGCATGGGAGCAGTACTCCTTACGTTGTTTAGTTATGTCGACACCACGTTGTTTATTGTTGCGGGTATACCGATCGCTCTTCTTTTTCTTGTTTTTGCTTTCTATCGACCGAATGGCTTTTCTTTCACAACGTTTATTTTCTATGCCTTTCTCTTTCTTTTCCGTCCCAAAATCGCTGTGTGGAAGAAAACACCTCCCAAACTATCGGATAGAGAGCCTGTAAAACAAAAAGTCGAAATTCCTGTAATCGCTGAAAAACGTATGGATAGAGAAAAACTCATTGCATTGGCACGAATACTTGACGGACAAGAGGGGAAATAA
- a CDS encoding LysM peptidoglycan-binding domain-containing protein, translating into MRKFVSRVFYQLKGESFINTQSPHPSLKARLAMSKNHVRSLLTRTPHEEKAMTLSGHLKNLHTRTHSSQKHFLQFIKELSGYRVVRVFRNYSAFSIVASSTLLVSASNFTQGKDADSLLFGYVNGDTVSEQSLSAKHRIAAQTSKKENLSLVPLASTASTIDPNQKDDTSFFDMQGQAGGNQIILSTESAIARDPEEDGGVKIYTVESGDTVSGIATKNGITVNTILWANDLDNVDQIKPGDQIFILPVAGLSYAVKQGDTIDTIAASFKAEKSKIIAFNELPANGKITVGDVIIIPDGRKEEVVKPTPAGTLERRQYASSAGGTATDISSGRKLDGKAGTGHRFPYGWCTWYVAQKRYVPWSGNAGTWLYKAKALGYQTGRTPRVGSIMVTTENRFYGHVALVEKVSGDTITVSEMNYVGWAKTSRRTLSASSRAIKGFIY; encoded by the coding sequence TTGAGAAAATTTGTATCTAGAGTGTTCTATCAATTGAAAGGCGAGAGTTTTATAAATACTCAATCCCCACATCCTTCTCTCAAGGCTCGTCTCGCGATGAGCAAGAATCATGTACGCTCATTGTTGACACGTACCCCTCATGAGGAGAAGGCAATGACACTGTCAGGTCATTTGAAAAATCTGCATACCCGTACACATTCTTCTCAGAAACATTTCCTCCAATTCATCAAAGAATTGTCTGGTTATCGTGTCGTGCGTGTTTTCCGTAATTACTCGGCTTTTTCTATCGTAGCCTCCAGCACTCTCCTTGTTTCGGCGAGCAATTTCACTCAAGGGAAAGACGCTGATAGTCTCTTGTTTGGCTATGTCAATGGAGATACTGTCAGTGAACAATCTCTCTCTGCGAAACATCGTATTGCTGCTCAAACCAGTAAGAAAGAAAATCTTTCCCTCGTACCGCTCGCCAGTACGGCAAGCACCATAGATCCAAACCAGAAGGATGATACTTCTTTTTTTGATATGCAGGGTCAAGCTGGTGGCAATCAAATTATTCTCTCTACAGAGAGTGCTATCGCTCGTGATCCAGAAGAAGATGGTGGTGTCAAGATCTATACCGTCGAATCAGGAGACACTGTGAGTGGGATTGCTACCAAGAACGGTATCACTGTCAATACTATCTTGTGGGCGAACGACCTCGATAACGTCGATCAGATCAAGCCAGGGGATCAGATATTTATCCTTCCTGTCGCTGGACTTTCCTATGCCGTGAAGCAGGGTGACACCATCGATACTATCGCAGCATCTTTCAAAGCAGAAAAAAGTAAAATTATTGCTTTCAACGAGCTTCCGGCCAACGGAAAGATAACCGTTGGTGATGTCATTATCATCCCAGATGGGAGGAAAGAAGAAGTGGTAAAGCCGACACCTGCCGGTACACTGGAACGACGACAGTATGCCAGCTCTGCTGGTGGTACAGCAACTGATATTTCTTCTGGGCGTAAACTCGATGGTAAAGCAGGGACAGGTCATCGATTCCCATACGGATGGTGTACCTGGTATGTCGCCCAGAAACGTTATGTCCCGTGGAGTGGTAATGCGGGTACATGGCTGTATAAGGCCAAAGCACTTGGTTATCAGACAGGACGAACACCGAGAGTCGGATCTATCATGGTAACCACTGAGAATCGTTTCTATGGTCACGTTGCTCTTGTAGAAAAAGTGAGTGGCGATACTATCACGGTAAGCGAGATGAACTATGTCGGCTGGGCCAAGACGAGTCGTCGAACACTCTCTGCATCGAGTCGTGCTATCAAAGGATTCATCTACTAA